TCTTCAACTGCGCCGCGCTATGGGAGCTGAGCGTCGAAGGCGTCAGGCTCTTCCAGCCGGCGATCTTCAGCGGCCAGACCCGCGCGGCGCTCCAGGCGATTGCGGCAGGCTTCGGCCCGCTCCAGCTCGACGCGATGGGCTTCTGCGGGAAGGCGGGCCAGTCTGTGCCATCGTCGGGCGGCTCGCACTACTTCCTGTACCTTGAGCCGAGTCCGGCAGTGCTGATCGGTGGGGCGTAGCAGAGCGCCGAGCAGAGAACAAAGAACAACACGACGAACAGGGGAACGAAGGAACAAATCGAGAACCAGGAACTCGAAACTCGAAACCCAGGAGCAGCATGAGCTACATCGACGATATTCAGGCCATTTTCGATGCCCATGCCGACATCGCCGACTATCGGATCAACATCAGCGAGCGACGATCACTCGGCATCGGCATTCGCGACAACGATGTCGGCAGCGTGTACAGCCCGTTTTCGTTTAGCGCCAGCACCAGCGGCGGCTTTCTGGTGCAGTGGCAGGATCAACGGCTCAGCCGGGGCAATCTCGACGGCAATAGCCTCTCGATCATCGATCAGATGCTTGCCAACGCGCGCCAGGCGGCCTACGACGATCCCGATGCCGCGCAGTTTCTAGAGCAGCCGACCGTTCAGCACGTCCCGCTCTTTTCCGAGGACATTCCGCCGCTGTTTCGCGAGCGGACCGAGTATCTGCTTGAGATCGTCAAGGAGCTACAAGGGCTGGCCGCGCGCTACGAGGCAAAAACCCTCAACGGCGGCGTCGGCGTCAGCATGAGCCAGAGCTGGCTGCGCACGTCCAGAGGTCTGGCGCTCGGCACCAACGGCACCAACTTCTCCTACTCCGGCTCCTTCGACGGCATCATCGGCGAGGGCAAGAGCCAGCGCACCGTCGCGCCGCTCGACGCGATCAGCGATCAGATCGCGCTGGCAGGCGACTATCTGCAACAGTTGCGCACACCGGCCAGCGGCATCGCCAACGGCACCCGGCTGGTGGTGCTGCACCCCGACGTTGCCTATAGCATGTTCAATTTCTTCGTCTGGGGCAACCTGGGCGGCTCGGCCATTTTTCATGGACAGTCGCCGTTTTGCGCCGAGGACTTTCGCGACCAAAAGCAGGTCTTTCGCGACGATCTGACGGTGCGCGTCGAGCCATGGCAGCCGCTTGGCATCGGCTCGTTTGCGTACACCACCGAGGGCCTGCCGAGCGCGCCCAACACGTACATCGATCGCGGGCGGCTCACCCAGCCGATACTCGATCTCAAGTATGCGCGCCGTCTCAACCTGCCGCCGACCACGCCGCCGGGCAATGAAGAGAGCGTCGTGATGCAGGCCGCCGACGAGGTTGCCTGGGACCAGCTTCAGCCGCAGCTCGACGAGGCGATCCTCGTGCTGAGCGTGCTCGGCCTGCATACGCAGGATCGAACCAGCGGCAACTACTCGCTCTCGACCTCGCAGGCGCTGCTGATCCGCGACGGCGCGGTCCAGGGGCGGATCAAGGCAACGCTGAACGGCAATCTTTTCGACAATCTGCGCGACGCCGAGCTGCGGCTCGTGCGCTTCCCCGGCCAGCATAGCGCCGGATTCGCGCTGCCGGTCAATGTGGCGATCGAGCAGGTCTAACAAACTATTTGACAGGCGGCGAACGCCTCACTAGAATATCACCATATCGTTGTATGACGAAGTTGTTGAGCTATGTTGCAGATTCACAGCTTTACGGTAGGGCCGCTGGCTGAAAATCCGTACTTGCTCGCCTGCACCGAAACCGGT
The sequence above is a segment of the Herpetosiphonaceae bacterium genome. Coding sequences within it:
- a CDS encoding metallopeptidase TldD-related protein, which codes for MSYIDDIQAIFDAHADIADYRINISERRSLGIGIRDNDVGSVYSPFSFSASTSGGFLVQWQDQRLSRGNLDGNSLSIIDQMLANARQAAYDDPDAAQFLEQPTVQHVPLFSEDIPPLFRERTEYLLEIVKELQGLAARYEAKTLNGGVGVSMSQSWLRTSRGLALGTNGTNFSYSGSFDGIIGEGKSQRTVAPLDAISDQIALAGDYLQQLRTPASGIANGTRLVVLHPDVAYSMFNFFVWGNLGGSAIFHGQSPFCAEDFRDQKQVFRDDLTVRVEPWQPLGIGSFAYTTEGLPSAPNTYIDRGRLTQPILDLKYARRLNLPPTTPPGNEESVVMQAADEVAWDQLQPQLDEAILVLSVLGLHTQDRTSGNYSLSTSQALLIRDGAVQGRIKATLNGNLFDNLRDAELRLVRFPGQHSAGFALPVNVAIEQV